CGCGCCGATGTTTTGTTCGTAAAGAACGAAGATGTTCGGTCGTTCGACCTTCAGCTCGACCGGATGGTCCTCGATTCCCGTAGGGCGCCAGTCGCCGCGTTCGATTCCCTCGATCGCGGCGCGTCCCTTGGGGGTGTTCAGAAAGTATAACGCTTCTTCGCCGTCCGCAAACGTCAAGACCGCTTTGAGAAACGTCCCGCGGGCCACGGCGCGTTCCAATGCGTCTGCCAGCTTTTCCCGTGGGTCCTGACCGCCCGAATCGAAGCTCCGCATGAAAACTTCGTCGGCTGCGATTTCCGACTCGCGCAGGTACCTGTGGCGGCCTTCCTTCTGCGCCAGTGCCCAGAAGGCGTAGAGCGTGAGTTTCAATTCCCCCAGATGGTCGATGGCCGGGAGCAGCTCGCTGTAGAATAAATTCGGCACCGGTGTGGTTCGTAATTTGCCGGCCGGGAATCCGGAGAACCCTTTTTGTGCTTTCATCTCAACCGTTTATATATGAATGTGCGGCAGATGGCAAAGGACTTCATTTCTCGAACCGGACAATTCATCCGATTTGCGATAGATCGACCTGCCGCGTGGCGGCGTTCTCGAACTTCGCCAGCGCTTTACGGAAAACCAGTTCGACGCTGCCCACGGGTCCGTTTCGGTGTTTGGCCACGATGATCTCGGCGATGTTTTGTTTGAGCGTGTCTTCTTCGTATTGATCCGGGCGGTAGATGAACATCACCACGTCGGCGTCCTGCTCGAGGCTGCCCGATTCGCGTAGATCGGAGAGGATCGGACGCGGTGGTCTGCGGGCTTCCACGGCGCGTGAGAGCTGTGCGGCGGCCAAGACGGGCACCTTCAACTCGCGCGCCAGGGCTTTCATGTTGCGCGAGATGTAGGAGACTTCCTGCACCCGGTTGTCGATGCGCGTTTCTCCGGTCATCAACTGCAGGTAATCGACGACGATCAAATCCAGCCGCACTTCCATGTGCAGGCGGCGGCACTTCGTGTGCAACTGCAGCGGCGTGATGGCAGGTGTGTCATCCAGATAGATGTGCGTGTCGCCCAGCGCGCTGACGGCCTGCGTGAACAAGGGCCACTCGTCGTCCTCCAGATTGGCCAATCTCAGCCGCTGCGAATCGATGCCCGTCTCCTGCGACACCAGACGCTGCACGAGTTGTTCGTTCGACATCTCGAGCGAGAAGAGCGCCACGTGCTTCTTGTGCAATTGGCTGGCGTTCTTGGCGACCGAAAGGCAGAATCCGGATTTCCCCTGCCCGGGACGCCCGGCGATGATCAGAAAGTCGCTGGGCTGCAAACCGCCCAGCAAACGGTCCAGATCGAGGAAACCTGTGGGTACGCCCAGGGTCTCGTCGCGGTGCCGGGCGAGATAATCGATGCGGTCGTAGTATTCGCTGACGACCTGCTTGATCGGCTGTAACTGGTGGGCGAGCCTGCGCTCGCTCACGCCGAAGATCGCCTTCTCGGCGTCGTTGACCACGTCTTCGATGAGGGCGTCGGCTTTGAACGCCAATCGAGCGACCTGGTTTGCCGCCTGGAGCAGACGTCTGCGGGTTGCGGTCTCTTCGACCAGGTGGCCGTACGCTTCGGCGTGGAGCGTGGAGGGCACGTTGTTGATCAGCGTCGTGAGATACGCCGGACCGCCGGTTTCGTCGAGCTGGTTTCTGCGTTCCAGTTCCTCGGAGACGGTCAGAATGTCGATCGGCAGGCGCTGCTCCTGCAGGCTGGTGAATGCATTCCACACCCAGCGGTTGCGGTGCAGGAAGAAATCATCCGCAGTGAGGAAATGAGCGACGTCGTAATACACCTCGGGATTGACGAGAACAGCGCCCAACACGGCTTCTTCCGCCACGCGGTCGTAGGGCATCTCCTGGCTTTGCCCGCTGTCCTGCGGAGCGACGGAAAAAGAGGGGGAGTCACTCATTCGTGTGGATTCCTGCTAATCGGATTTTATTATTCGGCTCGAAAGGTAATGACTGCTGGAGAGCAGTCATCGTCGTTCCCAACCATTCCATATTAAATTCATACAAAATCTTACTTACGGTGCGTTTGGGAAGAGGCTAGTCCTTGGACTCCTCATCCTTTGAATCCAGATCGTCGAGGTCGAGATTCTCTACAAAGTCCTTGAAGACTTCGAGGCGGTCTTCCGAATCTTCCATTTCTTCTCCCGCCTCCACGTCCTCCTCTGGCACAGAAGACGCTTCTTCCATGACCTCTTCGGCGACGAAAATGGGAACGTTGACTCGAACAGCGAGTGCAAGCGCATCAGAAGGACGCGAATCGATTTCAAGTTCGCGCCCGTCGACGGACAGGATGATGCGCGCGTAGAAAACGTCGTCTTTCAACTCTGTGATGTTGACGCGTACGACGCTGGCATCGTGGGTTTGTAGAACGTTTCGGAGTAGATCGTGGGTTAATGGGCGTGCGACTTCGAGTTCCTGCAGGCTGAGTGTGATTGCGTCGGCTTCGAAAGGGCCGATCCATATCGGCAGGAAGCGATCGGAGTCAAGTTCTCGTAGAATAATGATCCGCTGGGGAGACATTAGGCTTACACGAATACTGTCGACGACTACCTCTACAAAATTCATTGCCTCCGTCCGCTTTCGTGACTTGGTTGAGGGCATTCTAACACACCGAAGATATGGAAGCAATGAGAATTCTCTATTCTGCCTGGTTTTAACATCTGCTATCATTGGTTTGGGCTCGTTTCGTCCAAACCAGGACTTCGTGTCGGCGTGAAATCGTAGACCGGCAGAAAGCCGAGGTGAGATGCTGGATTCGCTGTTCAAACCACGCGGAGTGGCCGTTATCGGGGCTTCGACGAATCCGACCAAGTTGGGCTACGGCGTGGCGCGGAATCTGGTCGTCTCCGGATACCGGGGTAAGCTGTATTTCGTGAATCCGCGCGGCGGAGTGCTCTTCGACCGGGAGCTGTATGTCGATGTCAGTTCTGTGCCCGATCCGCTCGATCTGGCCATCATCATCATCCCCGCAAAAGCGGTGCCGGACGTACTCGAGGAATGTGGCCAGCGCGGCGTGCGTTACGTGATCGTCGGTTCGGGAGGCTTCCGGGAAACCGGCCCCGAAGGCGCCGCTCTGGAGCAGCGCTGCCTGGAAATAACTCGCAAGCACAAAATCCGCGTGTTGGGTCCCAACTGCATCGGTTTCCTGGACACCCATTTGCCCATCGATACCACCTTTCTGCCGCTGCCGGGTCCCACCCAGGGGGACATCGGTTTCGTCTCGCATTCCGGCGCGGTGTGCGAGGCCGTGATCGACTGGGCACGCGGCCAGGGTTTCGGATTGTCCCGCCTGGTCAGTATGGGGAATCAGATGGATTTGAACGAGAGCGATCTGCTTCCGGCGGTCGCCATGGATGCCCACACCCGTGTCGTCGCCATGTATCTGGAAGGCATCGTCGACGGTGCGCGTTTCATCGACCAAGCGCGCCGGGTCACGTGTGAAAAACCGGTCATCGCCATTAAAGTGGGCGTTTCGGAGGCGGGCCGGGCGGCGGTCGCTTCGCACACCGGCGCACTCGCGGGCCAGGACAAGGCCTACGACGCGGCCTTCCGCAAGGCGGGGGTGATCCGCGCCCGACACAGCGAGGAGATGTTCAATTGGGCCCAGGCGCTGGCCTGGTGCCCCCTACCACAGGGAGACCGGGTGGCCATCCTGACCAACGCCGGCGGTCCCGGGGCGATTGCCTCGGATGCCATCGCGGCCAACCATCTGAGTCTGGCAGCGCTGGGTGACGAGACGGTTCGCAAGCTGAAGTCCTTGCTGCCTTCCACGGTGTCCATTCGCAATCCCATCGATTTGCTGGCGGGCGGCGGGCCGCAGGAATATGCCGAGTGCCTCGGCGCGCTGATCGAGGACGACTCCGTCGATGCGGTGATCGTCATCCTGGTGCCGCCGCCGATGAGCACCGCCGCAGAAGTGGCCGGAGCACTCATCCCCTTGATCCATTCCACATCCAAGCCGGTCGTGGTGACGCTCATGGGTCAGGATCTGATCGAGCACGCGGCGCGCATGTTCCGGCAGGCGCGAATTCCGGACTACCGTTTCCCGGAGAGGGCGGCCTCGGCAATACGGGTGCTGCTGCAGCGTGCCGTTCACCTGCGCACGGTCGAGGAAACAGCGCAGCCGATCCGGGGCATTCATCCCGCTCGAGCGCGTAAAAAACTCGAGAGCGCTGAGGTTGGGGAAGGGGATTTCATCGGACCGAGCCTGGCCGCCGAGATCGTCCAATCCTACGGGTTGCAATCCGCTGCCGAAGTGCTTACGAAAAGTGTGGAAGAAGCGCAGCAAGCGGCGAACGAGGTGGGTTTCCCGTTGGCGTTGAAAGTTGCCTCCGCCGACATTCCCCACAAATCGGACGTTGGCGGTGTGCTGTTGAACGTGCGGGACGCCGCGCAGTTGGAAAGCGGTTTTGCGACGATCGTCGAACGCGCGCGCGCGACGGCGCCGGAGGCGAAAATCGAAGGCGTGATCGTGCAGCCGATGATCGAGCAAGGTCAGGAAGTGATCGTGGGTGTCGTGCGCGACCAGCAGTTCGGACCGCTGGTGATGTTCGGCTCCGGCGGCGTGGAGGTGGAAGCGCTCAGGGACGTGGCCTTTGAATTGGCGCCCCTGCGCCGTTTCGAGGCCGAGCGCATGCTCGAGTCCACCTGGGCGGGTAAACGCTTGAAGGGATACCGCAACCTTCCCCCCGCCGATCGGGAGGCGGTGATCGAGGCTTTGCTGCGTATCGGACAGTTGGCCGTCGATCTGCCGGACGTGATGGAAGTGGAAATCAATCCGTTGTGCGTGCTGCCCGAAGGTGAAGGCGCGGTGGCGTTGGACGTGCGCTTACGCAAACGCGTTCGAGATAAAGAGTGAGGCAGGATCATGCATGAGACTGAAGGAAATCGGGATCGAGCAACGACAGACGTTCGACGGAAGATCATCATTTGGTGCCTGCAGTCCGTGGTGGGGCTGGTTGGCTATGGGGTGATCATCTTCCTCGCCGCGGGTACAGTGAAATGGCTCTGGGGGTGGTTGTTCCTCGCCTCGGTCGCGGTGATGCTTTTCGGTCAACCCATCCTGCTCGTTCCCATCAGCCCGGAGACTTTCCTCGAGCGCGCCGGCGGTTTACGGCAGGAAGGCGGAAAGCGCTGGGATCGCTGGCTGGCTGCGGTTGCCGGCGGGATCTTGCCCATGGCATCGTGGATCGTGGCCGGGTTGAACCTGCGTT
This DNA window, taken from Anaerolineales bacterium, encodes the following:
- a CDS encoding bifunctional nuclease family protein, producing the protein MNFVEVVVDSIRVSLMSPQRIIILRELDSDRFLPIWIGPFEADAITLSLQELEVARPLTHDLLRNVLQTHDASVVRVNITELKDDVFYARIILSVDGRELEIDSRPSDALALAVRVNVPIFVAEEVMEEASSVPEEDVEAGEEMEDSEDRLEVFKDFVENLDLDDLDSKDEESKD
- a CDS encoding DnaD domain protein, whose amino-acid sequence is MKAQKGFSGFPAGKLRTTPVPNLFYSELLPAIDHLGELKLTLYAFWALAQKEGRHRYLRESEIAADEVFMRSFDSGGQDPREKLADALERAVARGTFLKAVLTFADGEEALYFLNTPKGRAAIEGIERGDWRPTGIEDHPVELKVERPNIFVLYEQNIGALTPMIADRLREAEDSYPAAWIEDAIRIAVENNVRKWRYVEAILEDWDKRGRDEREDRGDSEKARRRYVEGDFSDFIER
- a CDS encoding acetate--CoA ligase family protein, with the protein product MLDSLFKPRGVAVIGASTNPTKLGYGVARNLVVSGYRGKLYFVNPRGGVLFDRELYVDVSSVPDPLDLAIIIIPAKAVPDVLEECGQRGVRYVIVGSGGFRETGPEGAALEQRCLEITRKHKIRVLGPNCIGFLDTHLPIDTTFLPLPGPTQGDIGFVSHSGAVCEAVIDWARGQGFGLSRLVSMGNQMDLNESDLLPAVAMDAHTRVVAMYLEGIVDGARFIDQARRVTCEKPVIAIKVGVSEAGRAAVASHTGALAGQDKAYDAAFRKAGVIRARHSEEMFNWAQALAWCPLPQGDRVAILTNAGGPGAIASDAIAANHLSLAALGDETVRKLKSLLPSTVSIRNPIDLLAGGGPQEYAECLGALIEDDSVDAVIVILVPPPMSTAAEVAGALIPLIHSTSKPVVVTLMGQDLIEHAARMFRQARIPDYRFPERAASAIRVLLQRAVHLRTVEETAQPIRGIHPARARKKLESAEVGEGDFIGPSLAAEIVQSYGLQSAAEVLTKSVEEAQQAANEVGFPLALKVASADIPHKSDVGGVLLNVRDAAQLESGFATIVERARATAPEAKIEGVIVQPMIEQGQEVIVGVVRDQQFGPLVMFGSGGVEVEALRDVAFELAPLRRFEAERMLESTWAGKRLKGYRNLPPADREAVIEALLRIGQLAVDLPDVMEVEINPLCVLPEGEGAVALDVRLRKRVRDKE
- the dnaB gene encoding replicative DNA helicase, with protein sequence MSDSPSFSVAPQDSGQSQEMPYDRVAEEAVLGAVLVNPEVYYDVAHFLTADDFFLHRNRWVWNAFTSLQEQRLPIDILTVSEELERRNQLDETGGPAYLTTLINNVPSTLHAEAYGHLVEETATRRRLLQAANQVARLAFKADALIEDVVNDAEKAIFGVSERRLAHQLQPIKQVVSEYYDRIDYLARHRDETLGVPTGFLDLDRLLGGLQPSDFLIIAGRPGQGKSGFCLSVAKNASQLHKKHVALFSLEMSNEQLVQRLVSQETGIDSQRLRLANLEDDEWPLFTQAVSALGDTHIYLDDTPAITPLQLHTKCRRLHMEVRLDLIVVDYLQLMTGETRIDNRVQEVSYISRNMKALARELKVPVLAAAQLSRAVEARRPPRPILSDLRESGSLEQDADVVMFIYRPDQYEEDTLKQNIAEIIVAKHRNGPVGSVELVFRKALAKFENAATRQVDLSQIG